Proteins co-encoded in one Cucurbita pepo subsp. pepo cultivar mu-cu-16 chromosome LG15, ASM280686v2, whole genome shotgun sequence genomic window:
- the LOC111811355 gene encoding elongation of fatty acids protein sre1-like, producing MSMQVSDTLHYWLVNHPNILHFSWSQGETLGSSPLFLTITVVSYLSLTFLLSNVTLPHLRPAVLKRITVVHNLVLLALSFTMALGCTLATFSHAPHLHYILCLPPKTPVQGPLFFWAYVFYLSKIVEFIDTFLIILSGSIKRLTFLHVYHHATVVIMCYLWLHSSQSLFPLVLVTNSSVHVLMYTYYLSCALGVRPRWKRLVTECQIVQFQFSFVVLALMLYFHVTHKGSGCAGVWGWCFNVVFYSSLLALFSDFHAKNYGGNGKTAPKKLA from the coding sequence ATGAGTATGCAAGTCTCAGATACACTCCATTACTGGTTGGTAAACCATCCAAACATTCTCCATTTCTCATGGTCTCAAGGGGAAACCCTAGGCTCATCCCCACTCTTCCTCACAATCACGGTTGTATCCTATCTCTCTTTAACCTTCCTCCTCTCGAACGTAACCCTCCCGCACCTCCGTCCCGCCGTTCTCAAGCGAATCACCGTCGTCCACAACCTCGTCCTCCTCGCCCTCTCCTTCACAATGGCCCTCGGTTGCACTCTCGCCACCTTCTCCCACGCACCTCACCTTCACTACATCCTATGTCTACCTCCAAAAACACCCGTGCAAGGTCCACTCTTCTTCTGGGCTTACGTGTTCTACCTCTCGAAGATCGTGGAATTCATCGACACGTTCTTGATCATCCTCAGTGGTTCGATCAAACGTCTTACATTCCTTCACGTGTACCACCACGCGACAGTGGTGATCATGTGTTATCTATGGCTACATTCATCTCAATCGTTGTTTCCATTGGTTCTGGTGACGAACTCGTCGGTTCATGTTTTGATGTATACGTATTATTTGTCGTGCGCGCTCGGGGTTCGACCACGGTGGAAACGGCTTGTTACCGAGTGTCAAATTGTGCAATTTCAGTTTAGCTTCGTGGTGTTGGCTTTGATGCTTTATTTTCATGTCACTCATAAAGGATCTGGCTGTGCTGGTGTGTGGGGATGGTGCTTTAATGTCGTGTTTTACTCCTCGCTTCTGGCTTTGTTCTCTGATTTTCATGCTAAGAACTATGGTGGAAATGGAAAGACGGCGCCCAAAAAGTTGGCTTGA